One genomic window of Paenibacillus xylanilyticus includes the following:
- a CDS encoding DedA family protein yields the protein MDVIHNIVGQLFEWIQSLGYFGIMLGLMLEVIPSEIVLAYGGFLVSQGNINFLGAMIFGTVGGVVAQLFIYWIGRYGGRPVLERYGKYILIQKKHIDHSEEWFRKYGTGVIFTARFVPVVRHAISIPAGISKMHTGRFILLTTLAVIPWTALFIYLGMVLGDQWEHINEKAAPYIMPILLVALALMIIYVLIKWMNVRKKRGSV from the coding sequence ATGGACGTTATTCATAACATTGTCGGTCAATTGTTCGAATGGATTCAGAGCCTTGGATACTTTGGAATTATGCTGGGATTAATGCTCGAAGTCATCCCCAGTGAAATTGTACTGGCATATGGAGGGTTTCTCGTTTCACAGGGCAATATCAATTTCTTAGGTGCAATGATATTCGGTACCGTGGGCGGTGTAGTAGCCCAGCTCTTTATTTACTGGATTGGCCGTTATGGCGGCAGACCTGTGCTGGAACGTTACGGAAAATACATACTGATCCAGAAAAAACACATCGACCATTCCGAGGAGTGGTTTCGCAAGTATGGAACAGGTGTCATTTTCACGGCGCGTTTTGTCCCGGTTGTGCGTCATGCCATCTCGATACCTGCAGGCATATCTAAAATGCATACAGGCAGGTTCATACTGCTGACAACACTTGCTGTTATACCTTGGACTGCATTGTTTATATATTTAGGGATGGTACTCGGAGACCAATGGGAACATATTAACGAAAAAGCAGCACCTTACATTATGCCGATTCTGCTCGTTGCACTCGCACTTATGATTATTTATGTACTTATTAAATGGATGAATGTTCGAAAAAAGAGAGGAAGTGTCTAG
- a CDS encoding dehydrogenase: MSPKSTPGTPPVKHSNPSQKLPSARGIRRACSKELYRTAKRLKVYISPDQMKQAEELYYGKVIANLLWIGENRDNRKKLCEWWNNDVSADIASLWNADIEPLQAAFQQAFGGYRL; the protein is encoded by the coding sequence ATGTCACCCAAATCAACACCCGGTACTCCCCCGGTCAAACATAGCAATCCTAGCCAGAAGTTACCTTCCGCGAGAGGGATCCGCAGAGCTTGCAGCAAGGAGCTGTACCGGACAGCGAAACGGCTGAAAGTCTACATTTCTCCCGATCAGATGAAACAGGCGGAAGAACTCTATTATGGAAAGGTGATTGCCAATCTGCTCTGGATCGGTGAAAACCGGGACAATCGAAAGAAATTATGCGAGTGGTGGAACAATGACGTCAGTGCGGATATAGCTTCTCTATGGAATGCGGACATTGAACCGCTTCAGGCAGCATTCCAGCAGGCGTTTGGCGGATATCGTCTGTAG
- a CDS encoding O-antigen ligase family protein translates to MQQQRNGDHMIEHQQGKNPAEINMNVCGAVPISGTDAGDLNLSCEFKQAKKKTFGLDTSVVTMILGVIGTIMLLAACLGRGLYFPSDVYRIILLSSGSLLMGVIMLLLLYILRSKKNNALKNGLSYDIYSNEEMKIGYWHMNLNGWIIWPILMMVCYGLHAWLGSVSTQGSMDEMQRWSLLAIFALLAGMLASCAHGVRWFAAGWQAAGSLLVFSGLLAVCGVLPLPFAVMRTADPEISSAGARLGGLLQYPNAYGAVVGMYALERLAAVARAMARPVTAWRLIAAALPLMPAQAALLLSESRGAWLATGIAAASAFVWQRRGDRLPLLLAMAAPLASAAWLYRQLAAAQLAPAPVPGLLALAGAWAAALLGTLLLCRLWHSGARARAAALTAMALAVTTAAMLAVASTAERLAAGVGTGLSRLRMWRDALEIWSGAAWLGHGGDTWRSMFRAIQSSPYVGGEVHNGLIDIALDTGLIGLIMIGAWFAFTIRNTVKYAAGLMPSVLVFVLHGAMDFDWSFTLVWMLFIWLGAWSYAYTNEQRTAAADEHAVIQARQGPAVITNERTVQPSLLSNEFSYQAIRTMRTIPWLTSLAILIWFGGTVWLAGRNVLAEVEYRLAGSAPQEMIQHKTELEAAFHANPYRPEIAISLSRTLSAHDAEKLLLSSLSHSPAEPRLYQELGKRAAQAGQGAQTGKYFEQAIALNRYDTHIQSAALYWMIHASRQEWAAGYTDRARQTAAAGVRMYELYEQLSATVAAGKARNDRQFILDDDAAVYITHLRILASTAVPQQSIRQTNKPPG, encoded by the coding sequence TTGCAGCAGCAGCGAAACGGTGATCACATGATTGAGCATCAGCAGGGTAAGAATCCAGCGGAAATAAATATGAATGTATGTGGCGCTGTGCCGATATCCGGTACGGATGCAGGAGATCTGAACTTGAGTTGTGAGTTTAAACAAGCAAAGAAAAAGACGTTTGGCTTGGATACATCGGTAGTAACGATGATATTGGGCGTGATCGGTACGATTATGTTGTTGGCTGCATGTCTGGGTCGGGGGCTATATTTTCCTTCCGATGTATACAGGATTATTTTGCTCTCTTCGGGGAGCCTTCTCATGGGAGTGATCATGCTTCTTCTGTTATATATACTGCGGAGTAAGAAAAATAACGCACTGAAAAATGGCTTAAGTTACGATATTTACAGTAATGAAGAAATGAAAATAGGATATTGGCATATGAATCTTAATGGCTGGATCATCTGGCCCATCCTCATGATGGTTTGTTATGGCCTGCATGCCTGGTTGGGTTCTGTAAGCACACAGGGCAGCATGGATGAAATGCAACGGTGGAGTTTGCTGGCTATCTTTGCCCTGCTCGCAGGGATGCTGGCTTCGTGTGCACACGGCGTGCGATGGTTCGCTGCCGGATGGCAGGCTGCAGGCAGCCTGCTTGTGTTCAGCGGCCTGCTTGCGGTGTGCGGCGTGCTGCCGCTGCCTTTCGCGGTCATGCGAACCGCTGACCCCGAGATCAGCTCCGCCGGTGCGAGGCTCGGCGGACTGCTGCAGTACCCCAATGCGTACGGCGCCGTTGTCGGCATGTACGCCTTGGAGCGGCTCGCTGCAGTCGCGCGTGCCATGGCCCGTCCCGTGACGGCCTGGCGCCTTATCGCGGCAGCGCTGCCGCTTATGCCCGCGCAAGCCGCGCTCCTGCTGAGCGAGTCGCGCGGCGCCTGGCTGGCGACAGGCATCGCCGCCGCCAGCGCTTTCGTTTGGCAGCGGCGCGGAGACCGCCTGCCGCTGCTGCTGGCCATGGCCGCGCCCCTGGCGAGCGCGGCCTGGCTGTACCGCCAGCTGGCTGCTGCCCAGCTGGCGCCTGCACCCGTGCCCGGCCTGCTGGCCCTGGCCGGGGCATGGGCAGCTGCGCTGCTCGGCACGCTGCTGCTGTGCCGCCTGTGGCACAGCGGCGCCAGGGCACGCGCCGCTGCCTTGACGGCCATGGCACTGGCGGTTACCACCGCCGCCATGCTGGCCGTGGCCTCCACCGCCGAACGACTCGCGGCAGGTGTCGGCACAGGGCTGTCCCGCCTCCGGATGTGGCGGGACGCCCTGGAGATCTGGTCCGGGGCCGCATGGCTTGGCCACGGAGGAGATACATGGCGCAGCATGTTCCGCGCCATTCAATCCTCGCCTTATGTCGGAGGCGAGGTCCACAACGGCCTGATCGATATTGCCCTTGATACGGGCCTGATCGGCCTAATCATGATCGGCGCCTGGTTTGCTTTTACCATTCGGAATACCGTGAAATACGCAGCAGGCTTAATGCCCTCCGTGCTTGTTTTTGTTTTGCATGGGGCCATGGATTTTGACTGGAGCTTCACATTGGTATGGATGCTCTTTATCTGGCTGGGAGCATGGTCATACGCATATACTAATGAACAGCGTACAGCCGCAGCGGACGAGCATGCCGTAATCCAGGCAAGACAGGGACCAGCAGTTATTACGAACGAACGCACAGTACAACCATCGCTTCTGTCCAACGAGTTTTCATATCAGGCGATCCGAACAATGCGGACCATACCATGGTTGACTTCCCTGGCCATCCTGATTTGGTTTGGGGGGACTGTCTGGCTTGCGGGGCGTAATGTCTTGGCGGAAGTAGAGTATCGTTTGGCTGGATCTGCACCACAAGAAATGATTCAGCATAAGACAGAATTAGAAGCTGCATTTCACGCAAATCCATACCGACCGGAGATCGCCATCTCTCTTTCCCGTACCCTTTCAGCCCATGATGCAGAGAAACTGCTGCTGAGCAGCTTGTCCCACTCCCCGGCAGAGCCGCGGCTCTACCAGGAGCTGGGGAAACGAGCAGCCCAAGCAGGGCAGGGAGCACAGACTGGCAAGTACTTTGAACAAGCAATTGCATTGAATCGATATGATACCCATATTCAGTCCGCAGCGTTGTACTGGATGATTCATGCATCCCGTCAGGAATGGGCTGCCGGTTACACGGACCGAGCCAGGCAGACTGCCGCTGCAGGTGTGCGAATGTATGAGCTTTACGAACAGTTGAGTGCCACAGTGGCTGCAGGAAAGGCACGTAATGATCGCCAGTTTATCTTAGATGACGATGCTGCCGTTTACATCACTCATTTACGTATACTTGCATCGACTGCCGTTCCTCAGCAATCGATCAGACAGACCAACAAACCACCTGGGTAA
- a CDS encoding class I SAM-dependent methyltransferase encodes MYPVDSLRKLIQDIFEQNSLITATWSQLRRRDNVSYTKVQVKPVTLKNQLHYQFAFHYNNKVLHENLTPAEAIERMTVLCEETFRQGLLCTTEADYQILISKKYKVSILTKSPSKTSVDLSHNRKKQYVLEEGVPVSFLVELGIMNEEGRVLARKYDKFRQINRFLEMVQDVIPYLPEGRPLTIVDFGCGKSYLTFALYHYLSVQQRRSLKIIGLDLKADVIEHCNALAQRLHYGDLKFLVGDIADYDELNEVDMVVTLHACDTATDAALEKAVRWGASVILSVPCCQHELFDQIESPVMNPLLSHGILKERFSALATDAIRAKLLDLMGYKTQLLEFIDMEHTPKNILIRAVRGQAGQTADMWKEYTEFRDFIHADPYLERACADLLPGGANPIEAAEGDVTELNSDRSNGKSTASLDSCDHC; translated from the coding sequence ATGTACCCCGTGGATTCATTGCGAAAGCTTATACAAGACATCTTTGAGCAGAATTCGCTGATTACAGCGACCTGGAGCCAGCTGCGCAGACGGGACAATGTCTCGTATACCAAAGTGCAAGTCAAGCCGGTAACGCTGAAGAATCAGCTGCATTATCAATTCGCATTTCATTATAACAATAAAGTGCTGCACGAGAATTTGACTCCGGCTGAAGCGATAGAACGCATGACTGTGCTGTGCGAAGAGACGTTTCGTCAAGGGCTCCTCTGTACGACAGAGGCAGATTATCAAATTTTGATCAGCAAAAAATATAAAGTATCCATTCTGACCAAATCTCCATCCAAGACGTCAGTGGATCTCTCGCATAACCGTAAGAAGCAATATGTGCTGGAAGAGGGAGTCCCTGTCTCGTTCCTGGTTGAGCTGGGCATTATGAATGAAGAAGGCCGGGTATTGGCCCGCAAGTACGATAAATTCAGACAGATCAATCGTTTTCTTGAAATGGTACAGGATGTCATTCCGTATCTGCCTGAGGGACGTCCGCTTACCATCGTTGATTTTGGCTGCGGGAAGTCCTATCTGACCTTTGCCCTCTATCACTACTTGTCGGTACAACAGCGCAGATCACTGAAGATCATCGGTCTTGACCTGAAAGCGGATGTCATTGAACATTGCAACGCTCTTGCACAAAGGCTGCACTATGGTGATCTGAAGTTCCTGGTTGGTGATATTGCTGACTACGACGAACTGAATGAAGTGGATATGGTCGTGACACTGCATGCCTGTGATACGGCTACCGATGCGGCATTGGAGAAAGCTGTCCGCTGGGGCGCTTCAGTCATACTGTCCGTACCGTGCTGTCAGCATGAGCTGTTTGACCAGATTGAATCTCCGGTAATGAATCCGCTATTGTCCCATGGAATTCTGAAGGAACGCTTCTCCGCCCTGGCAACAGATGCCATTCGTGCGAAGCTTCTGGATCTGATGGGTTACAAAACACAGCTGCTGGAATTCATTGATATGGAGCATACACCCAAAAATATTCTGATTCGTGCTGTGCGTGGACAGGCGGGTCAAACGGCTGATATGTGGAAGGAATACACGGAGTTCCGTGATTTCATACATGCAGATCCCTACTTGGAACGGGCTTGTGCAGACCTGCTGCCAGGTGGTGCCAATCCGATTGAAGCAGCAGAGGGCGATGTAACGGAACTTAATTCAGATCGTTCAAACGGGAAATCGACAGCCAGCCTAGATTCTTGTGACCACTGCTAA
- a CDS encoding DUF6483 family protein — protein MFRKDYLLRMMEEMTEAIGKAFTLRQQRKHTEALSELDELLRRQFGMNLSLLNSLPAEDVIEMFRFRGVIEVDNLQQAARLIEEEAYIYGEKARVEGIDDQEKQDSEDEGLIRLMKSLHFYLYALNHGANPKLLDAPERVQSILEQTKEYELPARTEKQLALYQEQHGRYDLAENSWYRVLRVGEGQLVNYREDVKAFYERLSKLEDGQLEQGGLPRQEVEEGLAELIR, from the coding sequence ATGTTCAGAAAAGACTATCTGCTCCGCATGATGGAGGAAATGACCGAGGCGATTGGCAAAGCATTTACACTCAGACAACAGCGGAAACATACGGAGGCACTTTCGGAATTGGACGAGCTGCTTCGCAGGCAGTTTGGCATGAATTTGTCTTTGCTGAATTCTCTCCCTGCAGAGGATGTCATTGAAATGTTTCGTTTTCGCGGAGTCATTGAAGTGGACAATCTGCAGCAAGCCGCGCGTCTGATCGAAGAGGAAGCTTATATTTATGGAGAGAAGGCCAGAGTGGAAGGCATTGATGACCAGGAGAAGCAGGATTCAGAGGATGAAGGACTCATCCGGTTAATGAAATCATTACACTTTTATCTGTATGCCCTGAATCATGGTGCCAACCCGAAGCTGCTGGATGCACCGGAACGCGTGCAATCCATATTGGAACAAACGAAAGAATATGAACTTCCTGCCCGTACGGAGAAACAGCTTGCACTGTATCAAGAACAGCATGGGCGATATGATCTGGCCGAGAACAGCTGGTACCGCGTTCTGCGGGTAGGCGAGGGGCAGCTCGTGAATTATCGCGAAGATGTGAAGGCCTTTTACGAACGATTGAGCAAGCTTGAAGATGGGCAACTGGAACAGGGCGGCCTGCCACGTCAGGAAGTGGAGGAAGGTCTGGCTGAACTCATCCGCTAA
- a CDS encoding alpha/beta fold hydrolase — MEKVICDGTTICYAEQGKGEALILLHGYCGSSSYWDEVVPELARHYRCIVPDLRGHGKTDAPMGTYTIDQMGNDVLQLMDELKVDKAVLLGHSMGGYIALSIAQRHPERLKAFGLIHSTAYPDSEEGKEKRLRAVSAIQTDGIVSFVDGLVPGLFAPEHVEQLSAKVSRVKEIGYQTAPQGAAGAALAMRERPDRRDVLSATPLPVLLVAGEKDPVIPPERTFTSDKPHIVQAVIAGAGHMSMYEAPEQLIQIITQFMNGLPKA; from the coding sequence ATGGAAAAAGTGATATGTGATGGAACGACGATATGTTACGCCGAACAAGGCAAGGGAGAAGCACTTATTTTGCTTCACGGCTACTGCGGCAGTTCATCCTATTGGGATGAAGTTGTGCCGGAGCTTGCACGTCATTATCGCTGCATCGTACCCGATCTGCGTGGACACGGTAAGACGGACGCTCCTATGGGAACATACACTATAGATCAAATGGGCAATGATGTACTGCAATTAATGGATGAGCTGAAGGTAGACAAGGCTGTGCTGCTTGGACACTCCATGGGAGGATATATCGCCCTTTCCATCGCTCAGCGTCATCCGGAACGACTAAAAGCCTTTGGTTTGATCCATTCTACCGCCTATCCGGATAGCGAAGAGGGCAAGGAAAAGCGTCTTCGTGCAGTATCGGCTATTCAGACGGATGGTATTGTAAGCTTTGTGGATGGATTGGTTCCAGGATTGTTTGCTCCTGAACATGTAGAGCAGTTATCTGCAAAAGTATCACGTGTCAAGGAAATCGGGTACCAGACCGCACCTCAAGGTGCAGCTGGAGCCGCACTGGCTATGCGGGAACGTCCGGATCGCCGTGATGTTTTATCGGCTACACCATTACCGGTTTTGCTGGTCGCAGGTGAAAAAGACCCTGTGATCCCGCCGGAACGCACATTTACGAGCGATAAACCGCATATTGTACAAGCGGTTATTGCCGGGGCGGGTCACATGAGTATGTATGAAGCACCCGAACAATTGATTCAGATCATTACTCAATTCATGAACGGTTTACCGAAGGCGTAA
- the yyaC gene encoding spore protease YyaC: MAAYKREMVRHQSRGTPKGVPGEDLVLFFKHIYEQHSPDEITFVCIGTDRSSGDALGPLTGSLLEEHGVGHVVGTLAAPCDADTLEKRMSQIPAHHAIVAIDACLGPKHATGTYYLSHHALNPAQSVGGKLQPVGHYSVAAVVNVNGPRPYSILQMTSLHLVMNMSRTIADAAFAARKMR; this comes from the coding sequence TTGGCAGCATATAAGCGTGAGATGGTGCGCCACCAGAGTCGGGGAACTCCAAAAGGTGTGCCTGGAGAAGACCTGGTTTTATTTTTCAAACACATTTATGAGCAGCATTCACCTGATGAAATAACATTTGTCTGCATTGGAACGGATCGTTCATCGGGAGATGCACTCGGGCCTTTGACAGGAAGTCTGCTGGAGGAGCACGGAGTGGGTCATGTGGTAGGAACGCTGGCTGCACCTTGCGATGCAGATACACTGGAGAAACGGATGTCTCAGATCCCGGCACATCATGCCATTGTTGCGATTGATGCCTGTCTGGGTCCAAAGCATGCCACAGGTACATATTATCTTTCGCATCACGCGTTGAATCCGGCACAGTCCGTAGGGGGGAAGCTGCAGCCTGTTGGACATTATAGTGTGGCAGCTGTAGTAAACGTCAATGGTCCCAGGCCTTATTCCATCCTGCAGATGACTTCGCTTCACCTCGTCATGAACATGTCCCGAACGATCGCTGACGCAGCGTTTGCGGCGAGGAAAATGAGATAA
- a CDS encoding DUF1128 domain-containing protein, with protein MDLTQPNAANMEYMIEAIKTKLRMASGAAMQASAFPLDKYEDLHDLYEMVMSKEHLSISEVEAVASELGNLRKA; from the coding sequence ATGGATTTGACACAACCGAACGCGGCCAACATGGAATATATGATTGAAGCGATCAAAACCAAGCTGCGTATGGCCAGCGGTGCGGCTATGCAGGCTTCGGCATTCCCCCTCGACAAATACGAGGATCTGCATGATCTGTATGAGATGGTGATGAGCAAGGAGCATCTCAGTATTTCCGAAGTGGAAGCTGTTGCTTCCGAACTGGGGAACCTGCGTAAAGCTTAA
- a CDS encoding helix-turn-helix domain-containing protein has product MAIKGQKYKTYSDKIKKEAIRLHTVEGWTYRKINEHLGIHDPGRMKRWMRKHREQGEFGLMDQRGRRKEYLDQDRYVQQLKRENELLKKCLVIWKEEANKKNFKSWKR; this is encoded by the coding sequence ATGGCGATTAAAGGGCAAAAGTATAAAACGTATTCGGACAAGATTAAAAAAGAAGCTATTCGTCTGCATACGGTTGAGGGGTGGACTTACCGAAAGATCAATGAACATTTGGGAATTCATGACCCAGGACGAATGAAGCGCTGGATGCGAAAACACCGGGAACAAGGCGAGTTTGGACTGATGGATCAGCGAGGTCGACGGAAAGAATACTTGGATCAAGATCGCTATGTGCAACAACTGAAACGGGAGAATGAGTTGCTAAAAAAGTGCTTGGTCATCTGGAAGGAGGAAGCAAACAAGAAAAATTTCAAATCATGGAAAAGGTAG
- a CDS encoding IS3 family transposase translates to MEKVARYGDIQKLCHVFGVSRSGFYAYVKRKRFDRDAKAKRQVLQTYQRYEGKYGYRQLQLFLWQDQGIWMNHKKVLRLMQMLGIQSRIRRKRRSSSSYAPAQRVAENHLKRDFSAEKPNQKWVTDITQYRVGEHWVYLSAIKDLYNNEIVAYEIGERNDNELVLSTFRKAFAKQKDVTGLVVHSDQGFQYTSHAYHDMLPKVGARISMSRRGNCYDNASMESFFSHLKTEGLYPYHIRTLTEAQSKIEKYIRFYNRRRPQRKLKKLTPVEYRRQFAA, encoded by the coding sequence ATGGAAAAGGTAGCCCGATACGGTGACATCCAGAAACTCTGCCATGTGTTTGGCGTGTCTCGGAGTGGATTTTATGCCTATGTAAAACGTAAACGATTCGATCGCGATGCAAAGGCAAAGAGACAGGTCCTTCAAACGTATCAACGATATGAAGGCAAATATGGCTATCGACAGCTCCAGTTGTTCCTTTGGCAAGATCAAGGCATTTGGATGAACCACAAGAAGGTGCTCCGCCTCATGCAAATGCTCGGTATCCAATCTCGAATTCGTCGTAAACGGCGCTCCAGCAGTTCGTATGCACCTGCTCAGCGCGTAGCAGAGAATCACTTGAAGCGGGACTTCAGTGCAGAAAAACCCAATCAGAAATGGGTAACTGACATTACCCAGTATCGTGTAGGCGAGCACTGGGTATATCTTTCAGCCATAAAAGATTTGTATAATAACGAAATTGTGGCTTACGAAATAGGCGAACGCAACGACAATGAACTGGTGCTCAGTACATTCAGAAAAGCGTTTGCGAAGCAAAAAGACGTGACCGGACTGGTCGTTCACAGCGACCAAGGGTTCCAGTACACGTCTCATGCTTATCACGACATGCTGCCAAAGGTTGGCGCCCGAATCAGCATGTCTCGCCGAGGAAATTGTTATGACAATGCCTCTATGGAGAGTTTCTTCTCGCATCTCAAAACGGAAGGACTCTACCCTTATCATATCCGAACGCTTACCGAAGCACAAAGCAAAATCGAAAAATACATCCGTTTTTATAACAGAAGGCGGCCACAACGGAAACTAAAAAAACTGACGCCGGTAGAGTACCGACGTCAGTTTGCCGCCTAG
- a CDS encoding pirin family protein — translation MIKVVTSEERHTSDRGWIHSEFSFSFADYDDPSNAHFGCLLAHNDNTLMPQEGFKRHPHHDLEIVSYVISGRLKHTDSMGTEQILEPGTVQVMSAGTGVEHSETNPSEDEPVRFLQMWFLPSQRMLKPSYTNRQFDPQEQLNRLCPVVSGQGVEGAEGALPIAQDVTCYLTQLESGKKIMYPQHEDRRTHLFLISGHVDITCADGNFNLKPGDAARIRKSCDLQITSTGSEVAEFVLVDLP, via the coding sequence ATGATTAAAGTAGTGACATCGGAAGAAAGGCACACGTCGGATCGAGGTTGGATACACAGTGAGTTCAGCTTTTCTTTTGCAGATTATGACGATCCAAGCAATGCGCATTTTGGTTGCCTGCTGGCTCATAATGACAACACGCTGATGCCGCAGGAAGGCTTTAAACGACATCCACATCATGACCTGGAAATTGTAAGTTATGTAATATCCGGTAGGCTTAAGCATACAGACAGCATGGGAACGGAACAGATACTTGAGCCGGGAACGGTACAGGTGATGAGTGCAGGCACCGGTGTGGAACATTCGGAGACCAATCCGTCCGAGGATGAACCGGTACGTTTCCTGCAAATGTGGTTCCTGCCATCCCAGCGCATGCTGAAACCATCGTATACGAATCGGCAATTTGATCCGCAGGAGCAGCTGAATCGACTGTGCCCTGTTGTATCCGGACAGGGAGTGGAGGGAGCCGAAGGCGCACTTCCAATTGCACAGGATGTGACCTGTTACCTGACCCAACTGGAGTCCGGTAAAAAAATCATGTATCCACAGCATGAAGACAGACGTACACATCTTTTTCTAATCAGTGGTCATGTGGATATCACCTGTGCGGATGGGAATTTCAATCTGAAGCCAGGGGATGCGGCCCGTATTCGGAAAAGCTGCGATCTGCAGATTACGAGTACAGGCAGCGAAGTAGCGGAATTCGTACTGGTAGACTTGCCTTAA
- a CDS encoding asparaginase: MESALLVKEYRAGVMECAHFGHISITNENGDVVYSAGNPHFRAFTRSSAKPFQAIPGIRAGIAAHYGLTSQEIAIMASSHRSEPEHIKVLEKLSAKLGLGEECLICAASYPLNDDSRNQWLRNQGEKRRILHNCSGKHLGILGYSQMKNFDLDSYAEREHPVQREILKTMADMAGIEQKEIELGTDGCGFPVFSLPLSALSNAYLKLACPDLIEDEPTRSAVETITSAMNDQPLMVGGTGRVDSVLLEDSNIVAKGGFKGVFGFALKKERLGITFKVLDGSEDEWAWIAKSILEQIGYSNRTTIERLAQVFPPEIRNDAGNMVGHADCEFVLHSPEESV; the protein is encoded by the coding sequence ATGGAGAGTGCGTTGTTAGTTAAAGAATATCGTGCAGGCGTGATGGAATGCGCCCACTTTGGACACATAAGCATCACGAATGAAAACGGAGATGTTGTTTATTCGGCAGGAAATCCACATTTCAGAGCATTTACCCGCTCATCTGCCAAGCCTTTTCAGGCCATTCCAGGCATTCGTGCAGGCATTGCCGCACACTATGGGTTAACCTCCCAAGAAATTGCGATTATGGCATCTTCCCATCGTTCGGAGCCAGAGCATATTAAAGTGCTGGAGAAATTATCGGCCAAACTTGGATTGGGTGAAGAGTGCCTGATTTGCGCGGCAAGTTATCCATTGAATGATGATAGCCGAAATCAATGGCTGCGCAATCAAGGAGAGAAGCGAAGAATACTGCATAATTGTTCGGGGAAACACCTTGGCATTCTGGGTTACAGTCAGATGAAAAACTTCGATCTGGACAGTTACGCGGAGCGGGAGCATCCGGTGCAGCGTGAAATTCTGAAAACGATGGCTGACATGGCTGGAATTGAGCAGAAGGAAATTGAACTCGGGACGGATGGCTGCGGCTTTCCGGTATTTTCGTTGCCTTTATCGGCGTTGTCGAATGCATACCTGAAGCTGGCTTGCCCGGATTTAATTGAAGATGAACCGACACGCTCGGCAGTGGAAACCATTACGTCTGCCATGAATGATCAGCCTCTTATGGTTGGCGGAACCGGACGGGTGGATTCGGTGCTTCTGGAAGACAGCAATATTGTTGCTAAAGGCGGCTTCAAGGGTGTATTCGGTTTTGCACTGAAAAAGGAAAGGCTCGGGATCACCTTTAAAGTGCTCGACGGATCAGAAGATGAATGGGCATGGATTGCTAAATCAATCCTTGAGCAGATTGGATATTCCAATCGGACAACCATTGAACGACTGGCGCAAGTGTTCCCTCCTGAGATTCGCAATGATGCCGGAAATATGGTGGGACATGCCGATTGTGAATTCGTGCTTCACTCACCTGAAGAAAGCGTATAA
- a CDS encoding phosphatase PAP2 family protein, with translation MLRESNSSLFRNSPRLPWRSLFVWSGLGVLFSSALVIVLAILGAWLGTHFIIQLDDRIQHWFYLHSESRLALLPVITFITAIGSFKISALAAVCAAALFFIHRNSRYSIYGYVVLGSFAVMWLLNIGLKEIFRRSRPELDHLMVVHGYSFPSGHAMISMGFYGMFFVIWAIERQTQSASIMLPILCGVGFIGLIGISRIMLGVHYPTDVFAGFVAGLAWLVCMIGAIKRMI, from the coding sequence ATGCTGCGTGAAAGCAATTCCTCTTTGTTCAGAAATTCTCCGCGTTTACCTTGGCGCTCCCTATTTGTCTGGAGTGGGCTAGGCGTTTTGTTTAGTTCTGCTCTAGTCATTGTTTTGGCCATATTAGGTGCCTGGCTGGGGACTCATTTTATTATTCAATTAGATGATCGAATTCAACATTGGTTTTATCTCCATTCTGAATCTCGCCTTGCCCTTCTGCCTGTCATTACCTTCATTACTGCTATTGGTTCTTTCAAGATCTCGGCATTAGCCGCAGTCTGTGCAGCGGCCCTCTTCTTTATACACCGTAATTCACGATACTCCATCTATGGCTATGTAGTTCTGGGCAGCTTTGCAGTCATGTGGCTGCTTAACATAGGATTGAAGGAAATTTTCCGTCGAAGCCGGCCTGAACTTGATCATTTAATGGTGGTTCATGGATATAGTTTCCCCAGCGGTCATGCCATGATTTCCATGGGATTTTACGGCATGTTTTTTGTCATTTGGGCCATTGAACGACAAACGCAGTCTGCCTCCATTATGCTGCCTATTCTGTGCGGTGTAGGGTTTATCGGTCTCATCGGAATTAGCCGAATTATGCTCGGCGTGCACTATCCTACAGATGTATTTGCCGGATTCGTTGCCGGACTGGCCTGGCTTGTGTGCATGATTGGTGCAATCAAACGAATGATCTGA